In Candidatus Methanomethylophilus alvi Mx1201, a genomic segment contains:
- the atwA gene encoding methyl coenzyme M reductase system, component A2 produces MSKSVELITIEHVSKKFNGKVVLNDFSTTLKTGEIVGLIGRSGAGKSVILHMLRGSTEYAPDTGRVLYHVNRCCTCGNIDLPFEGKPCSKCGGDTQVETVDYWSLPEHDPLREEIRGRIAIMLQRTFALFGDKSVIENVLEAIDERTPKRVEKAISLLEFVNMAHRTMHIARDLSGGEKQRIVMARQLAKDPLFFLADEPTGTLDPYTAEIVHNKLVEYVKEHNICMMFASHWPEAIDRMADRAYWLDAGEVKMEGEPKPITEKFMEGYHFEKGQIGNVGQPIIRLDNAEKHFFSVVRGVVKAVDGVTFNVDEREVFAIIGYSGAGKTTTSRMIAGMSPATEGKVEVRIGDDWVDMSKDGVAGKGRATPYIGVLHQEYTLYPFDTVLQNLSTCIGVNMPAELAKMKAIQVLISVGFDKKDVNRILEAYPDTLSVGECQRIAFAQVLIKEPRIVILDEPTGTMDPITKVIVAKSVLRARETLGETFVVVSHDMDFVQNCCDRAAFMQNGKVVAIGKPDDIIKQFDLRGSDDEDIQKEQE; encoded by the coding sequence ATGTCCAAGTCTGTCGAACTAATCACGATAGAGCACGTGAGCAAGAAGTTCAACGGCAAAGTCGTCCTCAACGACTTCAGCACCACCCTCAAGACCGGGGAGATCGTCGGTCTCATCGGGAGGAGCGGTGCCGGAAAGAGCGTCATCCTGCACATGCTGAGGGGCAGCACCGAATACGCACCCGACACCGGACGCGTACTCTACCACGTCAACCGCTGCTGCACCTGCGGAAACATAGACCTGCCTTTCGAAGGGAAGCCCTGCTCCAAATGCGGCGGGGACACGCAGGTCGAGACCGTCGACTACTGGTCGCTTCCGGAGCATGACCCCCTCAGAGAGGAGATACGCGGAAGGATCGCCATCATGCTGCAGAGGACCTTCGCCCTCTTCGGCGACAAATCCGTCATCGAGAACGTCCTCGAGGCCATAGACGAGCGCACCCCGAAGCGCGTGGAGAAGGCCATCAGTCTCCTGGAGTTCGTCAACATGGCACACAGGACCATGCACATCGCAAGGGACCTGTCCGGAGGAGAGAAGCAGAGGATCGTCATGGCGAGGCAGCTGGCCAAGGACCCGCTCTTCTTCCTGGCCGATGAGCCCACCGGTACCCTCGACCCCTATACCGCAGAGATCGTCCACAACAAGCTCGTGGAGTATGTGAAGGAGCACAACATCTGCATGATGTTCGCATCCCACTGGCCCGAGGCCATAGACAGGATGGCGGACAGGGCCTACTGGCTGGATGCCGGAGAGGTCAAGATGGAAGGGGAGCCCAAACCCATCACCGAGAAGTTCATGGAAGGGTACCACTTCGAGAAGGGACAGATCGGCAACGTCGGACAGCCCATCATCAGACTCGACAATGCGGAGAAACACTTCTTCTCCGTCGTCAGGGGTGTTGTAAAAGCCGTAGACGGTGTGACCTTCAACGTGGACGAGAGGGAGGTCTTCGCGATCATCGGATATTCCGGTGCCGGAAAGACGACCACCTCCAGGATGATCGCCGGCATGTCCCCCGCCACCGAAGGGAAGGTGGAGGTCCGCATCGGAGACGACTGGGTCGACATGTCCAAGGACGGAGTGGCCGGCAAAGGACGTGCCACACCTTACATCGGAGTCCTTCACCAGGAGTACACCCTCTATCCGTTCGACACCGTCCTGCAGAACCTTTCCACCTGCATCGGTGTTAACATGCCGGCGGAACTCGCCAAGATGAAGGCGATCCAGGTCCTCATCAGCGTCGGTTTCGACAAGAAGGATGTCAACAGGATCCTCGAAGCCTATCCCGACACGCTTTCAGTCGGAGAGTGCCAGAGGATCGCTTTCGCACAGGTCCTCATCAAGGAGCCCAGGATCGTCATCCTCGACGAGCCCACCGGTACGATGGACCCGATCACCAAGGTCATCGTGGCCAAATCCGTCCTCCGTGCGAGGGAGACCCTCGGGGAGACGTTCGTCGTAGTCAGCCATGACATGGACTTCGTCCAGAATTGCTGCGACCGTGCCGCCTTCATGCAGAACGGGAAGGTCGTGGCCATCGGGAAGCCCGACGACATCATCAAGCAGTTCGACCTCCGCGGTTCGGACGACGAGGACATCCAGAAGGAACAGGAATAA
- the mcrC gene encoding methyl-coenzyme M reductase I operon protein C — translation MKQQIGRHLSFVECRESQGLGIGGGLAQRATISESGKDVVVIAMGPGRRHITKPVCEITYALREEGIDASVLVVNAGSGVPTDAPDVTTGTRFGLDPLEVERIRQYKVALIHLGNVRNHIIYKARLILRNVDMPAIVVTQCPVDFEDFASIGVKTRDVMPDPENVGTVGRIEEIVTGVVRGVTCPQDKLDEIVSKLQKIMPKEGKE, via the coding sequence ATGAAGCAGCAGATCGGAAGACACCTGAGCTTCGTGGAGTGCAGGGAGTCCCAAGGTCTCGGCATCGGAGGGGGTCTGGCACAGAGGGCCACCATCTCCGAGAGCGGAAAGGATGTCGTCGTCATCGCGATGGGCCCCGGAAGGAGGCACATCACCAAACCGGTGTGCGAGATCACCTACGCTCTCAGGGAGGAAGGCATCGATGCGTCCGTCCTGGTGGTCAATGCAGGTTCGGGGGTTCCTACCGATGCTCCCGACGTCACCACCGGTACGAGGTTCGGTCTCGATCCCCTCGAGGTCGAGAGGATAAGGCAGTACAAGGTGGCGTTGATCCATCTGGGTAATGTTAGGAACCACATCATCTACAAGGCGAGGCTGATCCTCAGGAACGTGGACATGCCCGCCATAGTGGTCACCCAGTGTCCCGTGGATTTCGAGGACTTCGCATCCATCGGTGTCAAGACCCGCGACGTCATGCCGGACCCCGAGAACGTGGGGACGGTAGGACGTATCGAGGAGATAGTCACCGGCGTCGTGAGAGGTGTCACATGTCCTCAGGACAAGCTAGACGAGATCGTATCGAAATTGCAGAAGATCATGCCCAAGGAGGGTAAGGAATGA
- the mmp3 gene encoding methyl-coenzyme M reductase-associated protein Mmp3, whose protein sequence is MKVTVNGKPKTLKEGATLKQAVAGEHYIEGSDISVHLSTEKVTEVSNDFALMTPRGEMVVHLYDTDDAKRFRASVENIKGVNLRWSTNEIAAFGSFPSDMSQSDEEGDYKRYDVFFALGGNDNQTTYVMVAKRAFRKAYGCGTGKIGKITVGRHLLAALDEGERIVDVHPVISETSQENVVITKDLGYKLADGYSIDTNILVKLNPASPMSAEQVLILSSKGYFNVSEGTGTFMGCRDDMDVDMEPEETGVRDVGTVTVRNSGVGKGHVMLYKERRQLSPAINVAGTVERGMALASRASAGDKVAVTTDPQRILSVGMTQAEGQRFLESFGLRQKRSGDLSDDAIIADQTPEATMSALAAGEIETFGVPKEKILKVKVTTEDERTAHYFRKVTGLSHKPIGQLKVQFSFPGMSMVTFYGDDARGQDLYPQEPFKKCKKGDLGVTNQSRPHHGLIGIRLTDSKEFGPTGEEPYGTNMIGRYDDDMGKLDELEDEQTVYITEDKL, encoded by the coding sequence ATGAAGGTAACCGTCAACGGGAAGCCGAAGACCCTCAAGGAGGGGGCCACCCTCAAGCAGGCGGTGGCCGGGGAGCATTACATCGAGGGGTCCGACATATCCGTCCATCTGTCCACGGAGAAGGTCACCGAGGTGTCCAACGATTTCGCACTCATGACCCCTCGCGGAGAGATGGTCGTCCATCTTTACGACACCGATGATGCCAAAAGGTTCAGGGCCTCGGTCGAGAATATAAAAGGCGTCAACCTGAGATGGAGCACGAACGAGATCGCCGCCTTCGGTTCGTTCCCTTCCGATATGTCCCAGAGCGACGAGGAAGGGGACTACAAGCGCTATGACGTCTTCTTCGCGCTCGGAGGTAACGACAACCAGACCACCTACGTCATGGTGGCCAAGAGGGCGTTCAGGAAGGCGTACGGCTGCGGTACCGGCAAGATCGGTAAGATAACGGTCGGAAGACACCTCCTCGCCGCACTCGACGAAGGGGAGAGGATCGTCGACGTCCACCCCGTCATATCCGAGACCAGTCAGGAGAACGTCGTAATCACCAAGGACCTCGGTTACAAGCTGGCCGACGGCTATTCCATCGACACCAACATCCTGGTGAAGCTGAATCCCGCCTCGCCCATGTCGGCGGAGCAGGTCCTCATCCTCTCTTCCAAGGGATACTTCAACGTGTCCGAGGGGACAGGTACGTTCATGGGTTGCAGGGACGACATGGATGTCGACATGGAGCCGGAGGAGACCGGCGTCAGGGACGTCGGTACCGTCACCGTCAGGAACTCCGGGGTCGGGAAGGGGCACGTCATGCTCTATAAGGAGAGGCGTCAGCTCAGTCCCGCCATAAACGTGGCCGGTACGGTGGAGAGGGGTATGGCCCTCGCATCCCGCGCATCGGCGGGTGACAAGGTGGCCGTCACCACGGATCCCCAGCGCATATTGTCCGTCGGAATGACCCAGGCGGAGGGACAGAGGTTCCTGGAGTCCTTCGGTCTCAGGCAGAAGAGGTCCGGGGACCTGTCCGACGATGCCATAATCGCAGACCAGACGCCCGAGGCCACGATGAGCGCCCTCGCGGCAGGCGAGATCGAGACCTTCGGAGTGCCGAAGGAGAAGATCCTCAAGGTCAAGGTGACCACGGAGGACGAGAGGACGGCCCACTATTTTAGAAAGGTCACGGGTCTCAGTCACAAGCCCATCGGCCAACTGAAGGTCCAGTTCTCGTTCCCCGGCATGTCCATGGTCACATTCTACGGGGACGACGCCAGAGGGCAGGACCTGTATCCGCAGGAGCCCTTCAAGAAGTGTAAGAAAGGGGACCTCGGGGTCACCAACCAGTCGAGGCCCCATCACGGACTCATCGGTATCAGGCTGACGGACAGCAAGGAGTTCGGTCCCACCGGTGAGGAACCGTACGGTACCAACATGATCGGGCGCTACGACGACGACATGGGCAAACTGGACGAACTCGAGGACGAGCAGACCGTATACATCACGGAGGATAAGTTATGA
- a CDS encoding methanogenesis marker protein 6 — protein MSEQRETRILMISPDSKVTPDQLVRAVHTMVDGLSVKETCYGCLVESTRENMQKVMAQVRATYRNEVFSKRRGYPQGDPRRCRAQHGTRPGFAQLEAEWECLPLIQAALDSIDAGDDSYDAPVEKKPVPVNQMKEICEAFR, from the coding sequence ATGAGCGAGCAGAGAGAGACCAGGATATTGATGATCTCCCCGGACTCGAAGGTCACGCCCGACCAGCTCGTGCGCGCCGTGCACACGATGGTCGACGGCCTCAGCGTCAAGGAGACCTGTTACGGATGCCTCGTCGAGAGCACGAGGGAGAACATGCAGAAGGTGATGGCGCAGGTACGTGCGACCTACCGCAACGAGGTCTTCTCGAAGAGGAGAGGGTACCCCCAGGGAGATCCGAGGAGATGCCGTGCACAGCACGGGACGAGGCCCGGATTCGCCCAGTTGGAGGCCGAGTGGGAATGCCTCCCGCTCATCCAGGCGGCCCTAGACAGCATAGATGCGGGGGACGACAGTTACGACGCCCCCGTCGAAAAGAAACCAGTTCCAGTCAATCAGATGAAGGAAATTTGCGAGGCATTCAGATGA
- a CDS encoding methanogenesis marker 5 protein: protein MKVFIDPPNSMVLFDLVERFGHEPLSSMAVIQEKVDNIEVDMPPMNVTLDDVVKGLKYAGVEVPSGIRGRLSLWGPMIDSADAAIIIDDAPFSFGCVGCDRSNELTKYLIHRRGIPALTVKYPTDEAEAKTMVGQIKDFLGGLKE from the coding sequence ATGAAGGTTTTCATAGATCCCCCCAACAGCATGGTCCTGTTCGACCTGGTGGAGAGGTTCGGCCACGAGCCCCTGAGCTCCATGGCGGTAATTCAGGAGAAAGTAGACAACATAGAGGTTGACATGCCTCCGATGAACGTGACCTTGGACGACGTCGTCAAGGGTCTCAAGTACGCAGGGGTCGAAGTGCCCTCCGGCATAAGGGGAAGGCTTTCCCTGTGGGGCCCGATGATCGATTCGGCGGATGCCGCCATAATAATCGACGACGCACCGTTCAGCTTCGGATGCGTCGGATGCGACCGCTCCAACGAGCTGACCAAATACCTCATCCACAGGCGCGGAATACCCGCCCTGACCGTCAAATACCCCACCGACGAGGCGGAGGCCAAGACCATGGTGGGTCAGATAAAGGATTTCCTCGGAGGATTGAAAGAATGA